The nucleotide window AACTTCGCCCTCACCGATTATCAGCTGACCCCGAAGGACCTCCACCGCGCCCGCCCGCGCATCTATCTCGGCGGGGAATCCGAGCCCGCCCGCGCGCTGGCGGCGGATGCGGCGGACGTGTTCTTCATCAACGGCCAGCCGCTGGAGGACGTGACCACCTTCATCGCCGACCTGAGGCGCCGCCCGCGCACGCTTGCGCCTTTGTCGTTCGGCCTTGCCGCCTTCGTCATCGCTCGCGACACCGAGCGGGAGGCGCGGGAGGAATACCAGCGGCTCGCGGCGCTGGCCGCCCGGGATGCGGGCGTGCGCGCCGCCCAGGCCGCCCGCACCGATCCCAACGTGGTCATGGTGAAGACCTTCGCCAAGTCGGAGCGCGTGGGCACCAATGGCGGCACGGCGGCGGGGCTGGTGGGCAGCTACGACCAGGTGGCCGAGCGCATCCGCGCCTTCCATGCCGCCGGCATCGAATTGTTCATGCTGCAGTTCCAGCCGCTCACCGTCGAGCTTGCCCGCTTCGCGCGGGAGGTGTTCCCGCGCCTCGGCCGCGCCGCGCCGTCGCGCGTGGACCTGCGCCAGTCGCAGGCCGGCTGAGCTCTCTCCTTTCCTTCGCCCCGAGGTCATCGTGAGCCAAGCCGACCACACCGCAATTCTCGCCCTGCCGGGCCTCGCCTCAAGGGAGCCCGCGGCGTCCTCCGCGCCCGTGCGCGGCCCCCGCGTGTTCGCACCTCGCGTCTTCGGACCGCGCGCTCTGCTGGCTTTGTCCTGGCTGGCGCCGCTGCTGTTGGTGCTGGTGTGGGAAATCCTCGCCCAGACCGGCTATGTCACCCCGCAGGTGCTGCCGGCACCCAGCAAGGTGGTGCGCACGGCGTGGCGGCTCGCCACCACCGGATCGCTGCTGACCGATCTCGGCACCAGCCTGCTGCGCGCGGCGGTGGGCTTCGTCCTCGGCGGCAGCATCGCTTTCGGGCTGGGCATTCTGGTGGGCTTCTCGCGCCTGGCCGAGGCTCTCATCGACCGCAGCGTGCAGATGGTGCGGGCCATTCCCTTCCTCGCGCTGCTGCCCTTGGTCATCGTGTGGTTCGGCGTGGGTGAGGGGCAGAAGATCTTCCTGGTGGCGCTGGGCGTGGCCTTTCCCATCTACATCAACACCACGCTCGGCATCCGGCAGGTGGACGGCAAGCTCCTGGAACTGGGCCGGGTGCAGGGCCTGTCCACAGCGCAGATGATCACTCGCATCATCCTGCCGGGGGCCTTGCCCTCCATCCTCACCGGGGTGCGTTATGCGCTGGCCACCGCATGGCTGGCGCTGGTGGTGGCCGAGACCATCGGCGCCCAGGCCGGCATCGGCTTCCTCGCCATGGACGCGCGCGAATTCCTGCGCACCGACGTGGTGGTGCTCACCATCGTCATCTACGCGCTCATCGGCGTGGCGGCGGATTCCCTCGCCCGGCTGCTGGAGCGGCGGCTTCTGGCCTGGCACCCCAATTTCGGCGGAGCGGCCCGATGACCGCCGCCCTTCAGGACGTACCTGCCCAGGACGCCCCCGCGGCGGTGCGTGTCTCCGGCCTGCGCCGGGCCTATGGGCAGCGCGTGGTCATCGACCGGCTCGACCTCACCATCAGGCGCGGCGAGTTCGTGGCCCTGCTGGGCGAGAGCGGCTGCGGCAAGACCACCCTGCTGCGCGCGCTGGCGGGTCTCGATCCCATCGACGGCGGCCGCATCGAGGCGCCGAAGCGCCCGGCCGTGGTGTTTCAGGAACCGCGCCTGCTGCCGTGGGACAGCCTGTGGCGCAACGTGGCCCTCGGCCTGCCCGCCGAGGGCGCGCGCGAGAAGGCCGCCGATGCGCTGGCCGAGGTGGGCCTCGGCGGCCGGCTCGACGACTGGCCGCGCAACCTTTCCGGCGGGCAGGCCCAGCGGGTGGCGCTGGCCCGCGCGCTGGTTCAGCAGCCCGAATTGCTGCTGCTGGACGAGCCGTTCGCGGCGCTCGACGCGCTCACCCGCATCCGCATGCATGTGCTGGTGAAGGACCTCGTCGCGCGGCACCGGCCGGGCGTGCTCCTCGTCACCCACGACGTGGCGGAGGCCATCGCGCTGGCCGACCGCATCCTGGTCATGCGCGGCGGCGCCATCGCGGCCGAGCACCGGCCGTCGGCGCCGGGCCTGCCTGCCGCCACCCGCGCCACTCTCCTCGCCGAGCTCGGCGTCGTCGACGACCTCAAGAGCGCCTGATCCCCTTTTGGAAGAGAAGCCATGTCCGCCTTCCTGACCCCCTCCCGCCGCCAGTTCCTTGCCCTTGCCGGCGCGGGCGCCGCCTCCGGCCTGCTGCCGTTCGCCGCGCATGCCGCGCCCGACACCCGCAACACCGACACGGTGCGCCTGACCTGGGGCTTCCATGGCCTCACCCTCATCGCCAAGGAGCGCGGCACCTTCGAGAAGGCGTTGGCCGAAAAGGGCATCAAGGTGGAATGGCTCGGACCGTTCCCAAACCATGCGCCGACCCTGCAGGCGGTGACCGGCGGCAGCGCGGATTTCGGCTTCGGCGGCTCCACCACCCCCGCGCTGGCGGCCATCATCGCCGGCTCGCCGCTGGTGTTCAGCCAGTTCGTGCTCTACGAGCCGCGCACCACCGCCATCATCGCCAAGGACGGCTCGGGCATCGACACGGTGTCGGACCTGGTGGGCAAGTCGGTGGCGGTGAACCGCTCGGGCCTGGGCGAATTCCTTTTGGTGGCGGCGCTGGAGAAGAACGGCATCGACCGCTCCAAGGTCAAGTTCGTCTATCTCAACCCGCCGGACGCCGCCCCGGCGCTTGCCTCCGGCAAGGTGGACGCGTGGTCCATGTGGAGCCCCGGCGTCGATATCGCGCGGCTCGACTACAAGGCCCACGACATCTTCCTGGAAGGTCGCGACCTTGAATTCTACATCGATTACAGCTCCTATGTGACCAGCCGCAAGTTCTCGCAGGAGAATTCGCAGATCGTCCGCGCCGTGGCCGCCGCCTATGAGGAGGAGGCCAAATGGGTGAATGCCAACACGGTGGAGGCCGAGACCATCGTGCAGAAGCGCGCCGGCTATTCCGACGTGATCCGCGACCAGTTCATCGAGCGCCGGCGCACCTACAAGCTCATCCCGGTCACCGACAAGGCCTTCGTCGCCGACCTGCAGAAGGCGGCGGACTGGCTGGTGGCGCGCAAGATCCTGCCCGAACCCATCACCGTGTCGGATCATCTTGCGCAGTTCTGATTTCGTGCCCTTCGCCCGGCCCCTTCACTCTGCCCGTTTCAAGTCTTCGAGGACCTTATGAACAAGCCCGTGACCGATGTGTCCGTCCGCCTCCCGGGGCCGCCCGTGGCAGATCCTGCGCCCTGGCGGCGCCTTATCGCCCATATCGGGCGCGGCTCGTCCGAGCGCGAGCACCAGCGCATCCTGCCGTTCGAGGCGGTGGACCTTTTGCGCGAGGCCCGCTTTGGCGCCCTGCGCCTTGCCAAGGAGGGTGGCGGCGCCGGCGCCTCGTTCCGCGAGCTGTATGCGCTGGCGCTGGAGCTGGCGGCGGCGGATGCCAACGTCGCCCACATCTTCCGCAACCATTTCACCGTGGCCGAGCAGTTCACCCGCATCCCCACCGATGCGCGCGCCCGCGAATGGCAGCAGCAGGTGCGCGACGGCGCGCTGTTTGGCCTCGCCAGCACGGAAGCCAATGCCAGCCCCGCCGGCGGCGGCGTACCCACCGACACGGTGCTGTCGCCCGACGGCGACGGCTTCCGTCTCGACGGCGTGAAATATTACAGCACCGGCACCCTGTTCGCCGACGCCATGCTGGTGCGCGCGGGCACGAAGGATGGGCGCGTCGCCTCGGTGATCATCCCCACCAAGCGCGAGGGGCTGGAGGTGGTGGACGACTGGGACGGCGCCGGCCAGCGCCTCACCGGCTCCGGCACCACGCGCTTTCATGGCGTGCGGGTGGAGGCGGACGAGGCCATCTTCGACACCCCGGACCGGGGCTATGGCCTG belongs to Xanthobacter autotrophicus Py2 and includes:
- a CDS encoding binding-protein-dependent transport systems inner membrane component (PFAM: binding-protein-dependent transport systems inner membrane component~KEGG: bra:BRADO4270 putative sulfonate ABC transporter, permease protein), which codes for MSQADHTAILALPGLASREPAASSAPVRGPRVFAPRVFGPRALLALSWLAPLLLVLVWEILAQTGYVTPQVLPAPSKVVRTAWRLATTGSLLTDLGTSLLRAAVGFVLGGSIAFGLGILVGFSRLAEALIDRSVQMVRAIPFLALLPLVIVWFGVGEGQKIFLVALGVAFPIYINTTLGIRQVDGKLLELGRVQGLSTAQMITRIILPGALPSILTGVRYALATAWLALVVAETIGAQAGIGFLAMDAREFLRTDVVVLTIVIYALIGVAADSLARLLERRLLAWHPNFGGAAR
- a CDS encoding Alkanesulfonate monooxygenase (PFAM: luciferase family protein~KEGG: bra:BRADO4269 putative alkanesulfonate monooxygenase (FMNH2-dependent aliphatic sulfonate monooxygenase)), which gives rise to MSVPPLRIGVWAPVHGPRAALQDPAEPFNASWEHNRDTVLQAEALGYDATLVAQHTVNPHLPDHDQLEAWTASAALAALTSRIEIIAAIKPYLYHPVVLAKMALQIENISRGRFAFNLVNAWNRAEFEKAGIPFGEHDERYAYGREWITVVEKLIRGESVTHTGENFALTDYQLTPKDLHRARPRIYLGGESEPARALAADAADVFFINGQPLEDVTTFIADLRRRPRTLAPLSFGLAAFVIARDTEREAREEYQRLAALAARDAGVRAAQAARTDPNVVMVKTFAKSERVGTNGGTAAGLVGSYDQVAERIRAFHAAGIELFMLQFQPLTVELARFAREVFPRLGRAAPSRVDLRQSQAG
- a CDS encoding ABC transporter related (PFAM: ABC transporter related~SMART: AAA ATPase~KEGG: bra:BRADO4271 putative sulfonate ABC transporter, ATP-binding protein) codes for the protein MTAALQDVPAQDAPAAVRVSGLRRAYGQRVVIDRLDLTIRRGEFVALLGESGCGKTTLLRALAGLDPIDGGRIEAPKRPAVVFQEPRLLPWDSLWRNVALGLPAEGAREKAADALAEVGLGGRLDDWPRNLSGGQAQRVALARALVQQPELLLLDEPFAALDALTRIRMHVLVKDLVARHRPGVLLVTHDVAEAIALADRILVMRGGAIAAEHRPSAPGLPAATRATLLAELGVVDDLKSA
- a CDS encoding Acyl-CoA dehydrogenase type 2 domain (PFAM: Acyl-CoA dehydrogenase type 2 domain~KEGG: bbt:BBta_3296 putative acyl-CoA dehydrogenase), which translates into the protein MNKPVTDVSVRLPGPPVADPAPWRRLIAHIGRGSSEREHQRILPFEAVDLLREARFGALRLAKEGGGAGASFRELYALALELAAADANVAHIFRNHFTVAEQFTRIPTDARAREWQQQVRDGALFGLASTEANASPAGGGVPTDTVLSPDGDGFRLDGVKYYSTGTLFADAMLVRAGTKDGRVASVIIPTKREGLEVVDDWDGAGQRLTGSGTTRFHGVRVEADEAIFDTPDRGYGLAYSNTQAQLFLTTVVAGIVRGVLEDAIALVTRRKRSFYYAPTPNPVDDPFLQQTIGQIASHAFAAEAIVLAAADALDRVSRARDRNEPADALAADAARAAAQAKIVVDELSLRAGTLLFEVGGASATERSVNLDRHWRNARTIAAHNPASYKAQAIGALLVKGTPLPSKGFF
- a CDS encoding aliphatic sulfonates family ABC transporter, periplsmic ligand-binding protein (TIGRFAM: aliphatic sulfonates family ABC transporter, periplsmic ligand-binding protein~PFAM: NMT1/THI5 like domain protein~SMART: extracellular solute-binding protein family 3~KEGG: bbt:BBta_3297 putative sulfonate ABC transporter, periplasmic-binding protein), producing MSAFLTPSRRQFLALAGAGAASGLLPFAAHAAPDTRNTDTVRLTWGFHGLTLIAKERGTFEKALAEKGIKVEWLGPFPNHAPTLQAVTGGSADFGFGGSTTPALAAIIAGSPLVFSQFVLYEPRTTAIIAKDGSGIDTVSDLVGKSVAVNRSGLGEFLLVAALEKNGIDRSKVKFVYLNPPDAAPALASGKVDAWSMWSPGVDIARLDYKAHDIFLEGRDLEFYIDYSSYVTSRKFSQENSQIVRAVAAAYEEEAKWVNANTVEAETIVQKRAGYSDVIRDQFIERRRTYKLIPVTDKAFVADLQKAADWLVARKILPEPITVSDHLAQF